One part of the Thermodesulfobium sp. 4217-1 genome encodes these proteins:
- a CDS encoding GNAT family N-acetyltransferase, which yields MNNEDSAFDKIDKSQINISPVSEAYCENLMEFGKRLPSFYPNIDFLKKDLQDPMKCFYIAIYNNMPVGFVSFFKVFDEVHLAYIYVEEGFRNIGLGSRLFKHAVENFFLNGKEMWLEVESTNVLACAFYTKLGFRIIYKRKNYYGEHKDAWIMKREA from the coding sequence ATGAACAATGAGGATAGTGCTTTTGACAAAATTGATAAATCCCAGATAAACATCTCTCCTGTCTCTGAGGCCTACTGTGAGAATTTGATGGAATTTGGCAAACGTTTGCCTTCTTTCTATCCAAATATAGATTTTTTGAAAAAAGATTTGCAAGATCCGATGAAGTGTTTTTATATAGCCATTTATAACAATATGCCAGTTGGATTCGTTTCGTTTTTTAAAGTCTTTGATGAGGTTCATCTTGCATATATATACGTTGAGGAAGGCTTTAGAAATATTGGTTTGGGCAGCAGGCTATTTAAGCATGCAGTTGAGAATTTTTTCCTTAATGGTAAAGAAATGTGGCTTGAGGTGGAGTCTACCAATGTTCTTGCCTGCGCCTTTTATACAAAATTGGGTTTTAGAATTATATATAAGAGAAAAAATTATTATGGCGAACATAAAGACGCATGGATAATGAAGAGAGAGGCATAA
- the tsaE gene encoding tRNA (adenosine(37)-N6)-threonylcarbamoyltransferase complex ATPase subunit type 1 TsaE — MAEKDKNKVNKVVINSEEEMTEFGDKVSQILEKGDVLLLVGDLGSGKTTFVRGIVGTAFSPSFTLLNKYDFKDTRIYHLDFYRLEKPDFALFMELEEIEDEIVIVEWPKFDLPIFKNATVFEFVLYEDHREIFIRGGKAAEYCSLFNKS, encoded by the coding sequence ATGGCAGAAAAGGATAAAAATAAAGTTAATAAAGTAGTAATTAATAGCGAAGAGGAAATGACTGAGTTCGGCGATAAAGTCAGCCAAATTCTTGAAAAGGGCGACGTTTTGCTCTTGGTAGGGGATCTGGGATCTGGCAAGACTACCTTTGTGAGAGGGATTGTGGGTACAGCCTTTAGCCCGAGTTTCACTCTCTTGAACAAGTACGATTTTAAAGACACAAGAATTTATCATCTTGATTTTTATAGGTTGGAAAAGCCAGATTTTGCCCTTTTTATGGAGCTTGAAGAAATTGAAGATGAGATTGTAATAGTCGAGTGGCCAAAATTTGATTTGCCAATATTTAAAAACGCAACGGTTTTTGAATTTGTTTTATATGAGGATCATAGAGAGATCTTTATTCGTGGGGGGAAGGCTGCTGAGTATTGCAGTCTTTTCAATAAAAGTTAA